CGCCGCCCCCGGAGGACGTCAGGTCCTGACCGGCCGCACCGTGAGCCGGCTCAGGCGTCGATCCGGACCCAGGGACGCGCCTCCTCGAGCTCCAGCGCGAGCTCCAGCAGGGTGTCCTCCCGACCGGCCGCCGCGCCCAGCATCATGCCCTGCGGGAGACCGTCGGAGGTGGTGGCGAGCGGCAGGCTGATCGCGGGGTCACCGGTCGCGTTGAACAGTGGCGTGAACGCGACCCAGCCGAGCAGCCGGGCGATGATCGTCTCGTAGTCCTGGGTCGGTGCCAGGTGTCCGATCCGCGGGGTCACGGTGGCCAGCGTCGGCGTGAGGACCACGTCGTGCTGGTCGAAGAACCCGCGGGTCCGGCGCGGCAACGCGCGCAGCCGGGCGATCGCCAGCGGCAGCCGACGGGCGTGCCGTGCCGAGTGCTCGGCGAGCCCGGTCGTGAGGTTGTCGAGCTGGCCGGCGTCCCAGGTCCGCCCGAACGTGCGTCGCCCCGTGCGGACCGAGACCAACGCCAGCATCGACCAGTAGAGGAGGAAGTCGTCGCGCAGCGACTCGGGGACCGGGAAGTCGGTCTCGACGACCGCGTGCCCGAGCTCCTCGAGCAGCGTCCCGGTCTTGCGCGTGAGGTCGGCGACCTCGGGGGAGGCACTGGTGCCGACGCCCTCGGTGACGACCGCGATTCGCAGCCGCGTGCGGCCGGGTCGCCGGACGTCGCCGATCGGGGGCAGCCGGAGGTTGCGGTAGACCTGCTCGGCCTCGCGGTAGAAGGCGGCAGTGTCGCGGACGCTGCGGGTCAGCACCCCGTCCTGGACGATCCGGACCGGCATCTGGCGCAGCGAGGCGTCCTGGGCGAGCCGGCCGCGGGTCGGCTTGAGGCCGACCAGGCCGTTGACCGAGGCCGGGATCCGGATCGAGCCGCCGCCGTCGTTGGCGTGGGCGATCGGGACGGCGCCCGCCGCCACGAGCGCGGCGGAGCCGGCCGAGGAGGCTCCCGCGGTGCGCTCGAGGTCCCAGGGCGACCGGACCGGCCCCAGCCGCGGGTGCTCGGCGCTGGCGCTGAAGCCGAACTCCGAGAGCTGGGTCTTGCCCAGCGGCAGCAGTCCGGTCGCGAGGTACATCCGCGCGAAGTCGCCGTCGGCCGGCCGCGGCTGCGGCTCCCAGGCGTCCGCGCCCTGCATGGTCGGCATCCCGGCGACGTCGACGTTGTCCTTGACGAAGGTGGGGACGCCGGCGAAGAAGCCGCCGTGGGGGTCGGCCGCCCGGCGCCGCGCGCCGGCAGCGTCGTCGTACGCGACGGCGTTGAGGCGCCCGTTGACGGCCCCGGTGCGCGCCAGCGCGGCCTCGACCACCTCGGGGATCGACACCTCCCCGGACCGGAGCGCAGCGACCACCCCCACCGCGTCGAGGTGGCCGAGGGCGTCGTCGGTGAAGGCGTGCACGCGCGTCATGGGCGGTGAGGTTACCGGCCGGTCACGTTCCGGCGGTACGCCTGTGACAACCCACGAGATGGTCGTCGACCAGCCCGGTCGCCTCCATCAGCGCGTACATCGTCGTCGGCCCGACGAAGGCGAACCCGACACCCTTGAGGGCCTTCGACAGCGCGAGCGACTCCGGCGACGTGGTGGCGAGCTCCTCGGTGGTGCGCGGCGCCGGGTGGTGGTCGGGACGGAAGCCGGCCACGAAGTCCTCGAGGCCGCCGCTCCCTCGCAGCGCCACGGTCGCCCGGGCGTTGGTGATGGCGGCCTCGATCTTGCGGCGGTGCCGGACGATGCCCGCGTCACCGAGCAGCCGCTCGACGTCGGCCTCGTCGTACGCCGCGACGGTGTCGGCGTCGAACCCGGCGAAGGCGGCCCGGAACCTCTCGCGCTTGTTGAGGATCGTCAGCCAGGACAGCCCGGACTGGAAGCCCTCGAGCACCAGCCGCTCCAGCCAGGCGGACTCGCCCTGGATCGGCAGCCCCCACTCGGTGTCGTGGTAGGCGAGGTTGGCGGGGTGCCCGACCGCCCACGGGCAGCGGGCGAGGCCGTCCTCGCCGGTCACGGGTCCTGGCACGCGCTCCTCCCCGGCCCTCAGCGACGCTCGCGCAGCCGCGCGTTGGGAAGCGCCGGAGCGGGGATCGGCGGGAGCGCGTGGTCGACGACCCCGAAGCGGCCCTCGGCGACCTGACGGCTGTCGGGGACGACCTGTCCGTCGCGGGTGATCTGGCGCTGCCACTCCTCGCGGAAACCGACGATCTCCTCGTGGCTGCGCCCCACGAAGTTCCACCACATCACGATGGACTCCCCGAACGGCGGTCCGCCGAGCAGCAGCAGCCGCACCGGCTCCGCGCCGGCGGCGAGCGCCAGCGTCGTGGGCCCCGGGGCGACGTAGGCGAGGTCGGCGGCCTTGGCCTCCCGACCCGCCACGGCGACGACCCCCGTGTCGACCAGCACGCCGTGCTCGAAGGCAGGGTCGACGTCGAGCTCGACCGCGGCGCCGGCGTCGAGCAGCAGCTCGGCCCCGAGCAGCGGGGTGTGGGTCGTCACCGGGGAAGACTCCCCCAGCAGCGAGCCCAGGAACACGCGCGCCTCCCAGTCCTCACCGCGGACGGCGTCGGGGGCGTGGTGGGCGAACCCCGGCGCGACGTCACGGGACGCGTCCGGGAGCGCGACCCACAGCTGGGCGCCGTGCAGCGTGGACGTGGCCTCGGTCGACACCTCGGAGTGGCTGATGCCGCGGCCGCCCGTCATCAGGTTGACCTCGCCGGGGCGCACGAGGGCGTGGTGGCCGGCACTGTCGGTGTGCTCGACCTCCCCGGTGAACAGCCAGCTGACCGTCTGCAGGCCGGTGTGCGGGTGGGGCGCGACGACCATGCCGCCGGTGTCGGCCACCAGGTCGGGGCCGTAGTGGTCCACGAAGCACCACGCGCCGATCAGCGACCGGTGGCGCTGCGGGAGCGTACGCCGGACCCGCATCGCCCTCGGCCCACCGAGCGGGACCTCCCGCGGCGTGAGGATCTCGACCCCCTCCGCCGCGGCGCAGGGATCGAGGACCAGCTCGTCGGGGTCGCGCTCGGGGTTGGTCACGGAGTTCTCCTATCCCAGCTGGTCGGGCTCGGGGGACCGCTTGGTCCCGGTGCCGGCCGGGGACCCCGCGCGCGTCCCCTGGTCGCTGCGGATGCTGCCGTAGTGGGCCTCGGTGGAGCCCTGCTCGGTCGGGTCCAGCCGCACCACCACCGACTTCGACGACGGGCAGTTGCTGCCCTCGGCCACGTGGTCCAGCGCGATGAGCGGGTTGGTCTCCGGGTAGTACGCCGCCGCGCACCCGCGGGGCTGGTCGTAGGCGACGACGCGGAACTCCGGGGCCCGGCGCTCTCCGTCGTCCCACTCGCTCACCAGGTCGACGTAGCCGCCGTCGGCCAGGCCGAGGGCCGCGATGTCCTCCGGGTGGACGAACACGACCCGTCGGCCGCCCTTGACCCCGCGGTAGC
This genomic interval from Nocardioides euryhalodurans contains the following:
- a CDS encoding amidase: MTRVHAFTDDALGHLDAVGVVAALRSGEVSIPEVVEAALARTGAVNGRLNAVAYDDAAGARRRAADPHGGFFAGVPTFVKDNVDVAGMPTMQGADAWEPQPRPADGDFARMYLATGLLPLGKTQLSEFGFSASAEHPRLGPVRSPWDLERTAGASSAGSAALVAAGAVPIAHANDGGGSIRIPASVNGLVGLKPTRGRLAQDASLRQMPVRIVQDGVLTRSVRDTAAFYREAEQVYRNLRLPPIGDVRRPGRTRLRIAVVTEGVGTSASPEVADLTRKTGTLLEELGHAVVETDFPVPESLRDDFLLYWSMLALVSVRTGRRTFGRTWDAGQLDNLTTGLAEHSARHARRLPLAIARLRALPRRTRGFFDQHDVVLTPTLATVTPRIGHLAPTQDYETIIARLLGWVAFTPLFNATGDPAISLPLATTSDGLPQGMMLGAAAGREDTLLELALELEEARPWVRIDA
- a CDS encoding DNA-3-methyladenine glycosylase I; protein product: MPGPVTGEDGLARCPWAVGHPANLAYHDTEWGLPIQGESAWLERLVLEGFQSGLSWLTILNKRERFRAAFAGFDADTVAAYDEADVERLLGDAGIVRHRRKIEAAITNARATVALRGSGGLEDFVAGFRPDHHPAPRTTEELATTSPESLALSKALKGVGFAFVGPTTMYALMEATGLVDDHLVGCHRRTAGT
- a CDS encoding pirin family protein; translated protein: MTNPERDPDELVLDPCAAAEGVEILTPREVPLGGPRAMRVRRTLPQRHRSLIGAWCFVDHYGPDLVADTGGMVVAPHPHTGLQTVSWLFTGEVEHTDSAGHHALVRPGEVNLMTGGRGISHSEVSTEATSTLHGAQLWVALPDASRDVAPGFAHHAPDAVRGEDWEARVFLGSLLGESSPVTTHTPLLGAELLLDAGAAVELDVDPAFEHGVLVDTGVVAVAGREAKAADLAYVAPGPTTLALAAGAEPVRLLLLGGPPFGESIVMWWNFVGRSHEEIVGFREEWQRQITRDGQVVPDSRQVAEGRFGVVDHALPPIPAPALPNARLRERR